The following proteins come from a genomic window of Nostoc sp. ATCC 53789:
- a CDS encoding RloB family protein, translated as MPRKLNRRPPSRNIAQKILIACEGSKTEPIYFNSIRNELRSSTLDIIVLPHQNKTDPRSIIERLIEERQQREDNQQWSKEDEAWAVFDGDEHIEKSLENWQSAINRATSQKINLAITNPCFELWYLIHFQDHFAQINRDRLVNLLGKHIPNYDKSMCLYPKPLKSLTEQAIQRAEKMAKQIERNELSEHSNPCCRGLPKLISSLLSLENS; from the coding sequence GTGCCAAGAAAGTTAAATCGTCGTCCACCTAGCAGGAATATTGCTCAGAAAATACTAATTGCTTGTGAAGGAAGTAAAACAGAACCAATTTATTTCAATAGTATCCGCAATGAATTACGTTCATCAACTTTAGATATTATTGTATTGCCTCATCAAAACAAAACTGATCCACGTAGCATTATTGAAAGACTCATTGAAGAACGACAGCAGAGAGAAGATAACCAGCAGTGGAGTAAAGAAGATGAGGCTTGGGCTGTTTTTGATGGAGATGAGCATATTGAAAAGAGTCTGGAAAATTGGCAAAGTGCAATAAATCGGGCTACAAGCCAAAAGATTAATCTCGCAATTACAAATCCTTGTTTTGAACTCTGGTATTTAATTCACTTTCAAGACCATTTTGCACAAATCAATCGTGATAGGTTAGTTAATTTACTCGGCAAGCATATACCCAACTATGACAAATCAATGTGCTTGTATCCAAAACCATTGAAATCATTAACTGAACAAGCGATTCAACGTGCTGAGAAGATGGCAAAGCAGATAGAACGGAATGAATTATCTGAGCATTCAAATCCCTGCTGTAGAGGCTTGCCTAAACTGATTAGTAGTTTATTAAGCTTAGAGAATAGTTAG
- a CDS encoding PEP-CTERM sorting domain-containing protein translates to MKVSLSGIKLGCAILSGSYLAAVTIALSGTSAFAAQFITIESTGTLSGTIELPRNNPNFNNSITRIDTDDTGTYYRNLGTNNNPNYVPVYQSDYLQVETRSDGSLHYFVDFKGIPFVSFDGVLTSPVLSGGQLTPYKYQGQLAGTKFQGVVQDEFNFIKALYAGTVTDPDTGKQYQGTFEVSGYGMRYSDRNGSSTPTVFDFQSDIPGSPTVTSLNITNATLANLRIKVPIDETSIPEPASILGTFLVAGFGMVLKRKKHICPKKMFLR, encoded by the coding sequence ATGAAAGTAAGTTTATCAGGGATTAAGCTAGGTTGTGCAATTCTTAGTGGCAGTTATTTAGCAGCAGTGACGATCGCTTTAAGTGGAACAAGTGCTTTTGCTGCTCAATTCATTACAATTGAAAGCACTGGTACATTATCAGGAACAATCGAACTTCCCAGAAATAATCCGAATTTTAATAACAGTATTACTCGTATTGATACGGATGACACTGGAACTTATTACCGGAACTTAGGTACTAACAATAATCCTAATTATGTTCCTGTATACCAGTCAGACTATTTACAGGTAGAAACACGCTCTGATGGAAGTCTGCATTACTTTGTCGACTTTAAAGGTATTCCCTTTGTCTCGTTCGATGGTGTTCTCACATCGCCGGTTCTCTCTGGTGGTCAGTTGACACCCTATAAATACCAAGGACAATTAGCAGGAACCAAATTTCAAGGAGTAGTTCAGGATGAATTTAATTTCATAAAAGCCTTATACGCTGGTACTGTCACCGATCCAGACACCGGAAAGCAGTATCAGGGCACTTTTGAAGTAAGTGGATATGGAATGCGATATAGCGATCGCAATGGTAGCTCAACTCCCACAGTCTTTGATTTCCAGTCTGATATCCCAGGTTCGCCAACTGTAACATCCTTGAACATCACTAATGCTACCCTGGCGAATTTAAGAATCAAAGTACCTATTGATGAAACTTCTATTCCAGAACCTGCTAGCATTCTCGGCACTTTTTTGGTAGCTGGTTTTGGTATGGTTTTGAAAAGAAAAAAACACATCTGCCCTAAGAAGATGTTTTTAAGGTGA
- the ebsA gene encoding type IV pilus biogenesis protein EbsA codes for MSIEQLQPANQQQASVYLPYVQGTKRNFLPYAISLYQKGVLEGHRKIEASEHVPFVASWNVATLPSDLTRCRIQFDGNADLSYELMMASFEFINFLIEVMDNYKRHRLTDFSQPFYRKLLRIDD; via the coding sequence ATGTCTATTGAGCAACTCCAGCCTGCTAATCAACAACAAGCTAGTGTTTACTTACCTTACGTCCAAGGTACTAAGCGCAATTTTTTACCCTATGCCATCAGTCTCTATCAAAAAGGGGTTTTGGAGGGACACCGGAAGATAGAAGCTAGCGAACATGTCCCTTTTGTCGCATCTTGGAATGTTGCTACTTTACCCTCAGACTTAACCCGTTGCCGAATTCAGTTTGATGGCAATGCTGACTTGAGTTACGAACTAATGATGGCTAGTTTCGAGTTTATTAATTTTTTAATTGAAGTTATGGACAACTATAAACGCCATCGCTTGACCGATTTTTCACAACCGTTTTACCGCAAGCTACTGCGTATAGATGATTGA
- a CDS encoding glycosyltransferase family 2 protein, translating into MPANSWPEEDSYQELDPLNSLLSDLSVDEESVLETDPMSLPSRFQGRRGKAALVLTIVWSGTIALHLVSWASIFILGLTTILGFHALVVVFTKSRRYPKEIQGDLPFVSVLVAAKNEEAVIAKLVKNLCNLEYPGGQYEVWIIDDHSSDSTPHLLAELEQKHEQLKVLRRSAEASGGKSGALNQVLPLTKGDIIAVFDADAQVTPDLLQQVIPLFQREKVGAVQVRKAIANAKDNFWTKGQMAEMALDTWFQQQRTALGGIGELRGNGQFVRRSALESCGGWNEETITDDLDLTIRLHLDKWDIECVFHPAVQEEGVTNAIALWHQRNRWAEGGYQRYLDYWDLILKNRMGTRKSWDLLIFMLIMYILPTAAVPDLLMAIARHRPPMLSPITGLSVTMSMVGMYTGLTRIRQDQKFSLSTYLTMLVQTLRGSLYMLHWLVVMSSTTARMSVRPKRLKWVKTLHTGHVE; encoded by the coding sequence ATGCCAGCGAATTCCTGGCCCGAAGAAGATTCTTATCAAGAGCTTGATCCGCTCAACTCCTTGTTGTCTGACCTATCAGTAGATGAGGAGTCAGTGTTAGAGACAGATCCTATGTCTCTACCATCCCGGTTTCAAGGTCGTAGAGGCAAAGCAGCTCTAGTCTTGACTATCGTCTGGAGTGGCACGATCGCTCTACATTTAGTTTCTTGGGCTTCCATATTTATTCTAGGACTGACCACTATTCTAGGATTTCATGCCTTGGTGGTCGTGTTTACTAAATCTCGTCGCTATCCAAAAGAAATACAGGGAGATTTGCCCTTTGTATCTGTGTTAGTAGCTGCGAAAAATGAAGAAGCAGTAATTGCAAAATTAGTCAAAAATCTTTGTAACCTGGAATATCCAGGTGGGCAGTATGAAGTATGGATTATTGACGATCACAGCAGTGATAGCACGCCACATTTATTAGCAGAACTAGAACAGAAACACGAGCAACTGAAAGTATTAAGGCGTTCAGCAGAAGCTAGTGGCGGTAAATCAGGGGCGTTAAATCAGGTGTTGCCTCTGACAAAGGGCGACATAATAGCAGTATTTGATGCTGATGCCCAAGTGACACCAGACTTACTGCAACAGGTAATACCTTTATTTCAGAGAGAAAAGGTGGGGGCGGTGCAGGTGCGAAAAGCGATCGCCAACGCTAAAGATAACTTTTGGACTAAGGGGCAAATGGCCGAAATGGCCCTTGATACCTGGTTTCAGCAACAGCGCACTGCCCTTGGCGGTATTGGCGAACTGCGGGGTAATGGTCAATTTGTCCGGCGTTCAGCCTTGGAAAGCTGCGGTGGCTGGAATGAGGAAACTATTACCGATGATTTGGATTTGACAATCCGCTTGCATTTGGATAAATGGGATATTGAGTGTGTTTTCCATCCAGCAGTGCAAGAAGAAGGTGTGACAAATGCGATCGCACTTTGGCATCAACGCAACCGATGGGCAGAAGGTGGTTATCAACGCTATCTGGATTATTGGGATTTAATTCTCAAAAACCGCATGGGAACGCGCAAAAGCTGGGATTTGCTGATTTTTATGCTGATTATGTATATCTTACCTACAGCAGCAGTACCAGATTTGTTGATGGCGATCGCGCGTCATCGTCCACCAATGTTAAGTCCCATTACAGGCTTGTCCGTTACCATGTCGATGGTAGGGATGTACACAGGTCTAACGCGCATACGTCAAGATCAGAAATTCTCACTTTCTACATATCTTACGATGCTGGTGCAAACCCTGCGTGGCAGTTTATATATGTTGCACTGGTTGGTCGTCATGAGCAGTACTACTGCCCGGATGTCGGTAAGACCAAAGCGCCTAAAATGGGTGAAAACCTTGCATACGGGGCATGTGGAATAG
- the dnaX gene encoding DNA polymerase III subunit gamma/tau: MSYEPLHHKYRPKSFAELVGQEAIATTLTNAIGTSKIAPAYLFTGPRGTGKTSSARILAKSLNCLKSDRPTAEPCGVCDVCQGITKGYALDVIEIDAASNTGVDNIRELIEKAQFAPVQCRYKVYVIDECLTGDSLVLTDEGLQRIDDPKIKDKKVLSYNDSLGKWEFKKVVRWLDQGERQTLVIKTTNREIRCTGNHLIRTNQGWLPAKDVKEGVKILSPVNADAASSFTNLVSMDAPEGLLADTNLKAIHLGKNHTTWNLSLNKPNYSDLSVLAGAEKSSISQPFYKKKDEESSASSLVGKNIHIKKDTESGNLEQKSSLRMRQLSSQTHLDLSTEPYLEIALSVIPINTADSPDCVGHTQKSSKNGWNTKLIALKNCVQNCELQVTKDTGTYQLPVTPLVIPNSKMSWKSLNQMGIKSSSLWTGLIELPQKDLLGGTWMMAHSVSVHKEVHKFNCIQKDSPALKINSSPVGLQQWDIQPQQSFIPEVVQAKHTTTSRWAQAPVENGSQTLNNIPSPQWITSLETVESVHLAGVERVYDIEVADNHNFVANGLLVHNCHMLSTQAFNALLKTLEEPPRHVVFVLATTDPQRVLPTIISRCQRFDFRRIQLEAMVKHLSAIASYESIHISPEAVTLVAQLSQGGLRDAESLLDQLGLLAGEVTPDRVWDLVGTVSEQDLLGLLNAIAQDKPEAVLDSTHKILDRGREPLILLQNLAAFYRDLLIAKTAPNRHDLVACTQQTWTALVEFAQYFDMSVILAGQEHLRKAEVQIKNSTQPRLWLEVTLLGLLPSATANIQPQVPNIAPRVNPPAVSPSYPPAVTQNHAVSSLPVTEPQTNHNSTLRQGSVTTNHHVAIAQNEPVTSSGAVEQQTNHNSAPNSVSPPTPELVTVPVSPANVEAVTSEVVGEAQYDLTQVWQQVRANFPMPSRQALLGQMCQLIEFNGTVARIAVKGSKWYETLKSDLPMMKAAFQQTFGCEVQVNLEQISSVTPNSARKTPPPKDSSRVQQPATPSYSQQISPPAPVPQPATPAPAPFKTEPLAKNGNGTNGNGVNGNGASGNGASGNGANRNGAQTLPPAPQRTPGSDWEIDEVAIAAQRLAEFFNGQIIRFTEDSTEFSDSIATPEWVEESEVDDE; this comes from the coding sequence ATGTCTTACGAACCCCTGCACCATAAATATCGCCCCAAAAGTTTTGCTGAACTGGTGGGACAAGAGGCGATCGCTACCACCCTCACGAATGCGATCGGCACATCCAAAATAGCCCCCGCCTATTTATTTACAGGGCCAAGAGGTACGGGGAAAACTTCTAGTGCCCGGATTTTAGCTAAATCTCTCAATTGTCTCAAAAGCGATCGGCCCACTGCTGAACCCTGTGGCGTGTGTGATGTTTGTCAAGGAATCACCAAGGGTTACGCTTTAGATGTAATTGAAATCGATGCTGCTAGTAACACTGGTGTCGATAATATCCGCGAGTTGATTGAAAAAGCCCAGTTTGCCCCTGTGCAGTGTCGTTACAAGGTTTATGTAATCGATGAATGCTTAACTGGAGATTCTCTGGTTTTGACTGACGAGGGACTTCAAAGAATTGATGATCCCAAAATTAAAGATAAGAAGGTTCTGAGTTACAACGACTCATTAGGTAAGTGGGAATTCAAGAAAGTTGTCAGGTGGTTAGATCAAGGGGAAAGACAAACCCTGGTTATCAAAACAACTAATAGAGAAATTAGATGTACGGGTAATCATTTAATTAGGACAAATCAGGGATGGCTACCAGCAAAGGACGTAAAAGAAGGAGTGAAGATACTATCCCCTGTGAATGCGGATGCGGCATCCTCATTTACAAATTTGGTATCGATGGACGCACCCGAAGGTTTGTTAGCGGACACCAATTTAAAGGCAATACATCTGGGCAAAAATCATACGACTTGGAATCTATCCTTAAACAAGCCGAATTACTCCGACCTTTCTGTGCTTGCGGGTGCGGAGAAAAGCTCGATATCCCAACCTTTTTACAAAAAAAAGGACGAGGAATCATCAGCATCCAGTCTCGTTGGGAAAAACATCCATATAAAAAAGGACACGGAATCTGGAAACTTAGAACAGAAAAGTTCCTTGCGGATGCGGCAGTTATCCAGCCAAACGCACTTGGACTTATCTACGGAACCTTACTTGGAGATTGCTCTATCAGTTATCCCAATAAATACAGCAGATTCCCCAGATTGTGTTGGACACACTCAGAAAAGCAGCAAGAATGGTTGGAATACAAAGCTTATCGCCTTGAAGAATTGCGTCCAAAACTGCGAATTACAGGTAACAAAGGATACGGGAACATATCAGTTACCTGTAACACCGCTTGTCATCCCCAACTCAAAGATGTCTTGGAAATCGTTAAACCAAATGGGGATAAAAAGCTCGTCTCTATGGACTGGCTTAATCGAATTACCCCAGAAGGACTTGCTTGGTGGTACATGGATGATGGCTCACTCAGTCTCAGTCCACAAGGAAGTCCACAAATTCAATTGCATACAGAAGGATTCTCCGGCGCTGAAAATCAACTCATCGCCAGTTGGCTTACAGCAATGGGATATTCAGCCGCAACAAAGTTTTATACCAGAAGTAGTACAGGCAAAACATACCACTACATCCAGATGGGCGCAAGCACCAGTAGAAAATGGCTCGCAGACCTTAAACAATATTCCATCCCCTCAATGGATTACAAGTTTGGAGACAGTCGAATCTGTTCACCTCGCTGGGGTTGAGCGAGTTTACGATATTGAAGTAGCAGATAATCATAACTTTGTAGCAAACGGGCTTTTGGTACATAATTGCCACATGCTCAGTACCCAAGCGTTCAATGCGCTACTTAAGACCCTAGAAGAACCACCGAGACACGTGGTTTTTGTATTGGCGACAACAGACCCGCAACGGGTGTTACCAACGATTATTTCGCGCTGTCAAAGGTTTGATTTTAGACGTATTCAATTAGAGGCGATGGTTAAGCATTTAAGTGCGATCGCATCTTATGAAAGCATTCATATTTCACCCGAAGCCGTAACCCTGGTAGCCCAACTTTCTCAGGGAGGGTTGCGAGATGCCGAAAGCTTACTCGATCAATTGGGTTTGTTAGCGGGTGAAGTGACACCAGATAGAGTTTGGGATTTGGTCGGGACGGTAAGCGAACAGGACTTACTGGGACTTCTAAATGCGATCGCTCAAGATAAACCTGAAGCAGTTCTTGACAGTACCCACAAAATTCTTGATCGTGGTCGAGAACCCCTAATTCTTCTGCAAAATCTCGCCGCTTTCTACCGCGATTTACTCATAGCCAAAACAGCACCGAACCGCCACGATTTAGTTGCTTGTACTCAGCAAACCTGGACGGCGTTGGTTGAGTTTGCTCAATACTTCGATATGAGCGTGATTTTGGCAGGACAGGAACACCTACGAAAAGCTGAAGTGCAAATTAAAAACAGCACCCAGCCGCGTTTGTGGTTGGAAGTAACATTACTAGGATTGTTACCCAGTGCGACGGCAAATATTCAACCACAAGTTCCAAATATCGCGCCGCGAGTTAACCCACCTGCTGTATCTCCAAGCTATCCTCCAGCAGTTACCCAAAATCATGCAGTCTCTTCTTTACCGGTAACGGAACCGCAAACAAATCATAACTCTACACTTCGACAAGGCTCAGTGACTACAAACCATCATGTAGCGATTGCCCAAAATGAGCCTGTCACTTCATCTGGCGCAGTTGAACAGCAAACAAATCACAATTCTGCTCCTAACTCAGTTTCACCACCAACCCCAGAACTTGTAACTGTACCCGTATCGCCTGCGAACGTTGAAGCAGTAACTTCAGAAGTTGTTGGAGAAGCACAATATGATTTAACGCAGGTTTGGCAACAGGTGCGGGCTAATTTTCCAATGCCTTCCAGACAAGCTTTACTGGGGCAAATGTGCCAGCTAATAGAGTTTAACGGTACTGTAGCGCGTATTGCTGTTAAAGGATCTAAATGGTATGAAACACTTAAGTCTGATCTCCCGATGATGAAGGCTGCTTTCCAGCAGACTTTTGGGTGTGAAGTTCAGGTAAATCTGGAACAAATAAGCTCTGTAACTCCTAACTCAGCTAGGAAAACTCCTCCGCCAAAAGACTCTAGTCGTGTTCAGCAACCAGCTACTCCTAGTTACAGCCAGCAAATTTCGCCTCCAGCGCCAGTACCACAGCCAGCAACGCCAGCACCAGCACCATTCAAAACTGAGCCGCTAGCAAAAAATGGGAATGGGACAAATGGAAATGGGGTAAATGGAAATGGAGCAAGTGGAAATGGAGCAAGTGGAAACGGGGCAAATAGAAATGGGGCGCAAACTTTGCCTCCAGCGCCACAGCGAACACCCGGATCTGATTGGGAAATTGATGAAGTTGCGATCGCTGCTCAACGTCTAGCAGAATTCTTCAACGGACAAATTATCCGTTTCACTGAGGATTCAACAGAATTCTCCGATTCCATAGCTACACCTGAATGGGTAGAGGAATCAGAAGTTGATGATGAGTGA
- a CDS encoding tetratricopeptide repeat protein, translating to MLRRISQSLKRLLKRLIESKQASSLKGARGHNLVEVLPELTNADLEQLFIQLLEGVHQARGRQWALRYLQRVENRIPAERWIDWLVMFGESLLASPAPNPLLASQMVQLGELGVGRIGDVAYDIGIRMMQNSPIQIEDEENYPEADLEITPEQYGVEIAPGEELIGNLGEQLWEHDEPDVIETTPGEELIRNLGEQLWEYDEPDVVEITPGEELIRNLGEQLWEYDEPDVVEITTDEEIIPISPGQELIRSLGEQLWEYDVPAVEPITSASENVFFEERFTENLEELVLEYEREETQATIPANLPLPAKEDSITSLAQLRFDDEEVVQSTTGVNLLSTRPRSELTTSPSVENWDSTLTNLEPNVANTLDELWVKLDQSTNLVQQLASNLAVQSSNSPGIIERHSDNPITNAQGWFYQGLSQAKTGDLLGAIASYDRAIELQPEVSEYWFNRGLTLFHLERFEDAIASYETAIELKPDFYKAWYNRGGTLGELGYFEEAIASFDKAIEVKPDYQEAWSSKGLALLKLGWLPEAIYSYDQALQLEPEDQENWYHRGIALAVGEQFSEAIISYDKALEINPEYHEVWIDRGVVLFNLGRWSEAIASWDKALSVQADFYLAWYNRGIALDNLGRRQEAIASYRQAIAIKPDFHLAWYNQAVALFYLEQFAEAIACYDNALEIKQDYWEAWIGRGTAIGHLVNSETLLNLSSRITEANPDLQQGGYEGKLASYEEGLKHLRTDTHPEGWGRLHLAIANTYYDQGKKHPNPRDYWRKAASEYHQALLTLTLEYFPLFHLEVLQSLSKVLMGLGQTTQVQELLQRGTDLLRQLLSEETRSDESKKQLALKFAGFDQLAVDLAVESGDLVEAWEIAEQGKNACLNWLLSGWNNNIYSPHYGAIQQLFNPTTAIIYWHISPVALHTFILKDQAPSPILLFTPMQDAGAIPLGEDAIRLNELPLPEAVQRLIEFETWLEDWHQQYQEYRTTAQDKESKSQHSWRVDMEQKLVQLYGILNISTIAQELEGITQLVLIPHRDLYRLPIHTLFHLSSPSQEELPNVESNFTVTYLPSAQIGLSIRTEDIWQWQNQLLLSVEHPESAGYPPLKFAKLESEVVSQMFNNIQRIQGAEATKNIVENALFDNYNIFHFTGHVTNNLAEPKKSELALACEEKLTLDEIYQHNLSTYNLITLSACENLSTNNHTISSEYVSLASGLVSQGVPHIVSTLWSVESSASALVMIEFYRRLQPNKSAVTALAEATRWLKELTAGELTKWYEDILNNLHPEELRIQTYLATQLYRNSKMASDKNLYNHPYYWAAFTITGKPN from the coding sequence ATGCTCAGGCGGATATCGCAGTCGCTTAAAAGGCTTTTAAAGCGCCTCATTGAAAGTAAGCAGGCTAGTTCTCTTAAGGGTGCGAGAGGACATAATCTGGTGGAGGTACTACCAGAACTAACCAATGCTGATCTGGAACAATTGTTTATCCAATTGTTAGAAGGCGTGCATCAAGCACGAGGACGACAGTGGGCATTGAGGTATCTGCAACGGGTTGAAAATCGGATTCCGGCTGAACGCTGGATAGATTGGTTGGTGATGTTTGGTGAAAGCTTGCTAGCTTCACCTGCACCGAATCCTCTTTTAGCATCACAGATGGTGCAATTGGGGGAACTTGGTGTTGGCAGAATTGGAGATGTTGCTTATGACATTGGCATCCGTATGATGCAAAACTCACCTATACAGATAGAGGATGAGGAGAATTATCCAGAAGCGGACTTAGAAATTACTCCTGAACAATATGGGGTAGAAATCGCTCCTGGGGAAGAACTGATCGGCAATTTAGGCGAGCAGTTATGGGAGCATGATGAGCCAGATGTCATAGAAACTACTCCTGGGGAAGAACTGATCCGTAATTTAGGCGAGCAGTTATGGGAGTATGATGAGCCGGATGTCGTAGAAATTACTCCTGGGGAAGAACTGATCCGCAATTTAGGTGAGCAGTTATGGGAGTATGATGAACCAGATGTTGTAGAAATCACAACCGATGAAGAAATTATCCCAATTTCGCCTGGGCAAGAGCTAATTCGTAGCTTAGGTGAGCAGTTATGGGAATATGATGTGCCAGCTGTTGAACCAATCACCTCAGCATCTGAAAATGTCTTTTTTGAGGAAAGATTCACCGAAAATTTAGAGGAACTGGTATTGGAGTATGAAAGGGAAGAAACCCAAGCCACAATACCTGCAAATCTCCCTCTCCCCGCAAAGGAAGATTCAATCACCTCGTTAGCCCAACTGCGGTTCGATGATGAAGAAGTTGTTCAAAGTACAACAGGAGTAAATCTCCTTTCTACTAGGCCAAGAAGTGAATTAACAACTTCTCCCTCGGTGGAAAATTGGGATAGCACTTTGACAAATTTAGAGCCAAATGTAGCTAATACATTAGATGAGTTGTGGGTGAAATTGGATCAAAGTACCAATTTAGTCCAGCAACTTGCTTCTAACTTGGCAGTTCAAAGCAGTAATTCTCCCGGTATTATTGAGCGACATAGCGATAATCCGATTACCAACGCTCAAGGATGGTTTTACCAAGGTCTAAGCCAAGCGAAAACAGGTGATTTGTTAGGCGCGATCGCGTCTTACGATCGAGCTATTGAACTTCAACCTGAAGTCTCAGAGTATTGGTTTAATCGAGGCTTGACACTGTTCCATTTAGAACGTTTTGAAGATGCGATCGCCTCTTACGAAACCGCCATAGAACTAAAACCTGACTTCTACAAAGCTTGGTACAACCGGGGTGGAACTCTCGGAGAATTAGGATATTTTGAAGAAGCGATCGCTTCTTTTGACAAAGCTATAGAAGTCAAGCCAGACTACCAAGAGGCTTGGTCTAGCAAGGGTTTGGCATTACTGAAGTTAGGTTGGCTACCAGAAGCTATTTATAGTTACGATCAAGCGCTGCAATTGGAACCAGAAGACCAGGAAAACTGGTATCACCGAGGGATAGCCCTAGCTGTAGGCGAACAATTTTCAGAGGCGATTATATCCTACGACAAAGCCCTAGAAATTAACCCAGAGTACCACGAAGTTTGGATAGACCGGGGTGTAGTGCTGTTTAATTTAGGAAGGTGGTCAGAAGCGATCGCCTCCTGGGATAAAGCCCTTTCAGTTCAAGCCGACTTCTACTTAGCTTGGTACAACCGAGGTATAGCATTAGATAACTTAGGTCGTCGCCAAGAAGCGATCGCTTCCTATCGCCAAGCGATCGCCATCAAACCTGACTTCCACTTAGCTTGGTATAATCAGGCAGTAGCGCTGTTTTATTTAGAACAATTTGCCGAAGCGATCGCTTGTTATGACAACGCTTTGGAAATTAAACAAGATTATTGGGAAGCTTGGATTGGTCGGGGAACTGCGATCGGTCATTTGGTGAACTCGGAAACATTGCTGAATTTATCGAGTAGGATCACAGAGGCAAATCCCGACTTGCAACAGGGTGGCTACGAAGGAAAATTAGCCAGCTACGAAGAAGGGTTAAAACATCTACGGACAGATACCCACCCAGAAGGTTGGGGTAGATTGCATCTGGCGATCGCTAATACTTATTACGATCAAGGCAAAAAACATCCCAATCCCCGCGATTATTGGCGCAAAGCTGCATCTGAGTACCATCAGGCGCTGTTAACCCTGACACTAGAATATTTTCCCCTATTCCACCTAGAGGTTTTGCAATCTCTAAGCAAAGTACTGATGGGTTTGGGACAAACAACACAAGTTCAAGAATTGCTGCAACGTGGTACAGATTTATTGCGACAATTGCTGAGTGAAGAAACTCGCTCAGACGAAAGTAAAAAACAGCTAGCTTTGAAATTTGCAGGCTTTGATCAATTGGCAGTTGATTTAGCAGTAGAGTCTGGTGATTTAGTTGAAGCTTGGGAAATTGCCGAACAGGGCAAGAATGCTTGTTTAAACTGGCTGCTTTCTGGCTGGAATAATAATATTTACTCGCCCCATTATGGTGCAATTCAACAACTATTTAACCCCACAACAGCAATTATTTACTGGCATATTAGTCCAGTCGCTCTACATACTTTCATTCTCAAAGACCAAGCGCCATCACCGATTCTCCTGTTTACACCCATGCAAGATGCCGGGGCAATACCTTTAGGAGAAGACGCTATTCGTCTCAATGAATTGCCGCTACCTGAAGCAGTACAACGCCTAATTGAATTTGAAACTTGGCTAGAAGATTGGCATCAACAATACCAAGAATATCGCACCACAGCCCAAGACAAAGAAAGTAAAAGCCAGCATTCTTGGCGAGTGGATATGGAACAGAAGCTGGTGCAGTTGTATGGCATCTTGAATATTTCCACAATTGCCCAGGAACTCGAAGGCATCACCCAACTGGTTTTAATTCCTCACCGCGACTTGTACAGATTGCCCATTCATACTCTTTTCCATCTTTCTTCCCCATCCCAGGAAGAGTTGCCGAATGTGGAGTCTAATTTCACCGTCACCTATTTACCCAGTGCCCAAATAGGTTTATCAATAAGAACTGAAGATATTTGGCAATGGCAAAATCAGTTATTGCTCAGTGTTGAACATCCTGAAAGTGCAGGTTATCCTCCACTAAAATTTGCCAAACTCGAATCTGAAGTTGTGAGCCAGATGTTCAATAATATTCAACGAATTCAGGGAGCAGAAGCTACAAAAAATATTGTTGAAAATGCCTTGTTTGATAATTACAATATTTTTCATTTTACAGGTCATGTCACTAATAATTTAGCTGAACCCAAAAAGTCAGAATTAGCATTAGCATGTGAAGAAAAACTAACTCTAGATGAAATCTATCAGCACAATCTATCAACTTACAACCTGATTACTCTCTCTGCGTGTGAAAATTTAAGTACTAATAACCACACTATCAGCAGTGAATATGTGAGTTTAGCCAGTGGTTTGGTCAGTCAGGGTGTTCCTCATATAGTTAGTACTCTCTGGAGTGTAGAATCTTCAGCTAGTGCCTTAGTAATGATAGAGTTTTATCGGAGATTACAGCCTAATAAATCAGCAGTTACTGCCTTAGCGGAAGCAACAAGGTGGCTGAAAGAACTAACTGCTGGAGAACTGACAAAATGGTATGAAGATATTTTGAATAATCTGCATCCTGAAGAATTACGGATTCAAACTTATTTAGCGACGCAACTATATAGAAATAGTAAAATGGCATCAGATAAAAATCTTTATAATCATCCTTACTACTGGGCAGCATTTACAATTACGGGTAAGCCTAATTAA